The stretch of DNA ACTTTGAAACAAAGCACATCATTGTGGCAACAGGAATGTTAACAGACCTCGCTGAAAAAGTAGGTTTACATACAAAGCCAGGAACTGAGCCGCGTATTAAAACAATTTTAGATGTCGATGCAAACGGTAAAACAAATATTGATGGAATATGGGCAGCAGGTACCGTTGCAGGAGTTAGTATGCACACGATCATCACAGCAGGGGACGGAGCAAAGGTTGCCATTAATGTGATAAGCGAGCTAAATGGTGAGCGCTACGTTGACCATGATATGATAAAGTGAAACTTCCATTAGTGGGGGTTTTTCGACGCACAGGACGTGCTAGAGCCGACGTTGCCATAGGACGTGGCGTTCTTAGTCGGCTTTCATCCCCCACTGATGGTTAGTTGCGGCCCACAGGAAGTGGGTCACGCAGACGTTGCCACACGATGTGGCGCTTTTAGTCTGTGTTCATTTTATGGGCCTTTACGGGCAGTTGATCCCCCACTTAGGTTTCTTTGATTCTCTCGCAATCTTGAAGTGGGGGTCTTACTGCCCGTTAATCTGCGATAAAGTAAAATAAACAGAATGAGCCATCCTCTTATTTAAAAATGGTAGAGGGTGGCTTTTTCGTGGCTAATAGGAAAGTTTAAGTTTATTAACGTGCTAAAGTGAAGTGTGTTTTCAATTAAATATCTGCTAATAGGATCGCATAAGAAAAACAAAGGCTTATGTTTTATTACCTATGCTCTTTATCCTAATTTATTCATTAGTAGAAAAAAATAGAAATTAAGTCCTACCGTTATCTAGTAGTAAATACACTTATCTGAATATTTGCAATAATCTATCATTAGTAATATAAACCTATGGTAGGAGGATTTCTATGAAAAAACCAATTTTATCAATCGCACTTGCATCTACTTTAGCATTTGGAGCAATCGGCACTCATGCTGCATTAGCAAAGCCAGTAGAAGTTATGCAAAATCAGCCAGTAAAAGTATTCGATCATAAGGTAATTAAGAAGATTAATGCAGAAAACATTTTCAATAATATTGATTATCTATCGAAAACACCGCGTGTAGCTGGGACAGAAGCAGAGAATCTAGCTGTAAAGTATATTAAAGATCAATTTGAATCCTATGGCTATGAAGTAGATATTCAGCCATTTACGTTTTATGGATATACTCCTCCACATACAATTGATTTGGACGTTGCAGGATATAACGGTGAACTAAAGCCAAGCTCCTTTACATATTCCGTTAGTGGAAACGTATCAGGTGAGCTTGTTTATGCTGGCTTAGGCAAAAAAGAAGAGCTCGCCAATCAAAATCTCACTGGAAAAATTGCAATGATTAAACGTGGAGATATTAGTTTTGGAGAGAAAGTTTTAAATGCCGCTGAAAAAGGTGCAGTAGGGGTCATTATCTTTAATAATACAAGTGGAGCCGTAAATGGGACACTTGGAGAAGCGAATGATAAATATGTTCCTGCTGTTGCATTGACGAAATCAGAGGGTGACGCCCTTTTGGCTCAACTAAACGGTGGCAAAACATTACAGGCCTCCTTAAAAATTGAGGGAGCTCGAGCAGGAGAAAGCACCTCTCATAATGTCATTGCAACAAAAAAACCTACAAATAAACAGAAAGACACGAATAAGATTATCGTAGTGGGCTCTCACCATGATTCTGTTGCAGGAGCACCAGGGGCAAATGATGATGCATCTGGAACAGCAACGACGCTCGAGCTTGCACGTGTCTTTAAGGATGTGCCAACTGATACAGAAATCCGATTTATAACATTTGGTGCTGAAGAGCTAGGATTACTTGGGTCCAACTATTATGTTAAAAATATATCAGAGGACGAAAAAGAGCGCACAATTGCTAATTTCAATTTAGATATGGTCGGAAGCAAGGATGCGGGAGATCTCGTATTGTTAACACTTGATGGAAAACCAAATCTTGTTACAGAGCTTTCACAAGCATCTAGTACAAGATTAAATGGGTCAGCAACACCGTACGGTCAAGGTGGACGCAGTGACCATGTTCCATTTGCAGAAGCAGGAATCCCTGCTGCATTATTTATCCACAGCCCTACAGAGCCTTGGTATCACACTCCAGAGGATTCGATTGATAAAATCAGCAAAGAAAAGCTTCAGGATGTAGCTGAGATTGTCGGAGCAGCAGTCTATGACCTAGCACGCTTTGACAATATGGGTCCAAAACCAAAGAAAGCACCAAAGGTAAAAGCGGATATTGATCAATACCATGAAAAGGATGTAAGATAAAGAGAATTTTTTAAGCTAGTCCCCTGAACAGGAAGGGGACTAGCTTTTTCTGTGCCTTAATAGAAAGGGGATTATTTAGTTAATAGCCTTTAACATAATCAACTAAATTAATCGGAAGCTTCTCTCCTTTAAGATAGCTCTTTAAATTTGGAATAAAAATATCTTCAATGACACGATTATTATAATGTTCAGTTGACCCGGCTGTATGAGGCGTGATAATCACATTTTCAAGCTCCCATAATGGGCTGTTTTCCCCAAGCGGTTCCTTTTCAAATACATCCAAGCCTGCGCCAGCGATTTTTTCTTCCTTCAGTGCCTCGATAAGGTCAGCTTCCACAATAATGTCGCCGCGGGCGATGTTAATGAAGAAGGAAGATGGTTTCATTAAATTAAATTGTTCTTTGCCAAATAAAAGTTTGGTTTCCTTCGTAAGTGGAAGGGTTACGACAACATAGTCACATACAGGCAATACATCGTTCATCTGATCAAGCTTATACATCGTGTCAACATTTTCTTCAGGCTGGCCAGAACGACGGAAGCCTAAAACATTCATTCCAAAAGCCTTTGCAATTTTTGCTGTTTCCTTACCAATAGCACCTACGCCAAAAAGCCCCATTGTTTTTCCATGAAGTTCAAGCCTTAATCCAGAATGATGCCATTTTCTAGATTGTTGATTTTTAACATATGTATTTATTTTTCTTGTAAGTCCAAGCATAAGTGCAAAGATCGTTTCCGATATAGGGAATGAATGAACACCATTTGCTGATGTTAATTGTACATGGCGTGAATTCAATTTTTCTAAAGGCATGCTATTTATTCCGGCAGACCATGTTTGGACCCAGCGCAGCTTTGATTCATTGTTTAACACATATTCTCCTAAATCCTTCTTCCAGCCAGCAATGATTTCAGCTTCTTTTAAGTGATCTTGCCAAACTGTTTTATCTTTTCCAATTATAAGCTCCCAATCTGGGGCAATTTCTTTTATTGATGCAATAAGATTTTGATCAAGATTTTGGGTAACGACTAGCTTTCTTTTATCCACTAAGATTCCCCCTTTTCAATATCATAGCAAAAAAGGGAAGATCCAATAAGGAACTTCCACTTTAAACTTTGGATGTTTAATCTTATGATAAAAATTCATTCGGATTCAAGCCTAATTCTAAACAAATTTGTGCTACTATTTCTTTTTCACTAGGATCAAATTGCCCGTCTGCATAGCCAAGTGCGATACAATAGCGTGCAACTAAGCGAGCGATTTCTGGTTTTGATCGAACTCGACCTAACGCTTTAAACGCCTCTGCACGTCCGATGATTGCATCACGTTCGATTTTTTGGACAAAGTAGTTAAATTGCTGGATGACTTTGTTCGAATCAAAAACGCGTAATTCCTCACTTTGATTGACAAACTCCATCATTTTTTGACGTTCCGTTTGGTCAAGTCTTCCATCTGCTAGTGAAACGAGTGCACAAGCGGCAACTACTGCATCCATCACATCTTGACTTTTATAGCGGGCAAATATTTCCTGTGCTTTTCTTTTTTGTTGATTTGCCCATTGTGCATAATCTGTTTGGTTTGGGGACCATGTATTTTGGCAGTTGTTACAATTAAATTTGAGCTGGTTTTTACCAATAAAACCACCCAGTAAGCCAACAGGTCCAAGAATAAGCCCGCCAATCGCTGCTTTTCCAAGTCCAAAGCCTTTTTGACCTGTCCGTACATTAGAAGAACCGCAGCGAGTGCAAAGAATATTGTCTCCTCCATATGATTGAGAGGAGGAGTTGGGCTGGCCATAGGAAGGCTGGTTATAGCCAGAGTGACTTACTTGCTGACCGAAGCTGGGCTGATTATAGGATGTATTTGGTTGACTACTGTGTCCGAATCCACTTTGATTGAAGCTTGATTGATGCTGCTGTGATTGTCCATATCCATATTGGTTATTCGGTTGTTGAGAATGACCAAAACTTGGTTGATTATAGGATGAATTCTGTTGTCCTAAGTATGAACTATTAGATTGTGAAGACTGTGAGCCTCCGAAGTTCGTGTTCGATTGGAATGCTGATTGTGAAGGTGCAGGTTCATCATCAATATGTACGCCGAAATTTCTGCACAGAGCTCCTAAACCTCCTTGGAAGCCGCTCGCTATTGCATTGAATTTCCATTCACCATTATGCCGGTACAGCTCAGCAGCCACAATGGCAGTTTCCACAGTGAAATCGCGCCCAAGGTCAAAGCGAATTAATTCCTCATTCGTAAGTGCGTTAAAAATTCTTACATAGGCATTAGAAACTTGTCCGAAATTTTGCTGTTTTAAATGCGCATCATGGATGGTAATCGTAAAAGCGATTCGATGAATAGAAGGAGGAACTTTATTCAAATCGATTCTAATTTGCTCATCATCTCTAGCCCCAGCCCCTGTTCGATTATCCCCGGTATAAATAATCGATCCGTTCCCGCCAGAAGGATTATTGTAGAATACAAAGTCCAAATCACTTTGTACTTTGCCTGAGGGGCCAATTAAAAAGGCAGAGGCATCGAGATCATATTGAGAATGGCTTTGGCTAACATCCCATCCCAACCCAGCGACCACAACCTCTAAACCTGGATGAGACTTAGTTAAATCCACTTTTTGACCTTTACGTAAAGTTACACCCACAAATATTCACTCCATTCGATATAAAAGATTTTAGAGTATTATAAATTTTATAAAAAATAATCTGACTAAAATTTTTTTCTTCTCTTATTTCCATATCTATTATAAAGCACAATGGAATCAAAAGGAAAATAATAACCTATTAAAAATAGCCAGACTCCTTGTGAGACTGACTATCTGTATAAGTATAGCTATGTTGTGCATTCTGAGAGTTAGAATGCTATGTCATTTAAATAGATTGCTTTACCAGAGAACGGGTTTGACAACCATGAACCAGAGCATAACCATTAGAAGAATAAGATAGAGCCAGGTTGACCATGAGAGCTTTTTTATGAGTTGTGTCTGATCTTGTCCTGGCTCATGAAACTTTCGAATGGTTGGAGTAAACGCTCGTGCTAGAAAGAATACTGAACCAAACATAACGGCTAAGGTAGCGATAATCCAAGATGTTTTCCACGTCCAATGCCCCATGGCAATGAGTAAGGCACCGCTTACAACAAGGACATGTCCGGCATGTTTAACAAGCCGGACAGAAGATCGGAAAATATTCAGATAGGCCTGCTGAACCTCGTGTTCAGCTTCATGCAATTTTTTTGCAATTGGGATTAATACAACAAACGGACCAATCGATAAAATAGCACTTCCTACATGGATGTACAGAATCAAGCGGTAAAAGTCCATGAAAAGCTAATTTAGTCCGATACTGGACGGAACTCATGCACCCATACTCTCATTTGCGGCAGCCACGGCATACCTGGGTGATAGGATAAAATAGACTCTTTATACTCTTCAACCGTTTCAAAGCCTTCCTGCTTTGCATGTTCATCCGTTAATTCACCCAGTGACTGTGAATAAACCTTTTCAACGACAAATTTATGGCCTTGAAGATCCATGATTTCACCAATGTCGGCATAGCGACCGTTCCGGCGGGTAGCTGTTTTTTGTCCTGAAAGTACTTTTTCAACATCTGCAGGGACGGTTACGAGACGTTCGATCGTACAGGTTTTTGGTGGTAGAGAATGATTATCATGCTGATTAGACATTTTGTATTCCTCCTTATAGTAATTGGAATTATATTACAGCTTGAATGAACTTTTTAGCGACACAATACGATTAAAAACTAGTTTTTCATCTGTAGAGTGCTTTGGATCAATATTAAAATAGCCGTGACGGAAAAATTGGAATTTGTCCTGAGGCTTGCTACCCTTCATATTAGGCTCAATAAAGCCATGAACAATTTCAAGTGAGTTTGGATTTACATAATCAAGGAAGGTTTTGTTTTCAGAACCTTCATCTTCATTTTCAGCTTCTAATTCTGAATCAAGGATTAAAGGCTCATACAAACGAAACTCAGCAGGTATGGCATTTTTCGCATCAACCCAGTGAAGAGTTCCCTTTACTTTACGGCCAGTAAATCCTGTTCCGCTCTTTGTTTCTGGATCATATGTGCAATGAATCTCGATAACCTGGCCGTTTTCATCTTTAATGACCTCATTGCATTTTATGAAATAAGCATGCTTTAAACGCACTTCGTTACCAGGGAAGAGTCGGAAATACTTCTTCGGCGGGTCTTCCATAAAGTCGTCCTGCTCAATGTAAATTTCACGCGAGAACGGAATTTGGCGCATCCCCATTTCTGGATTTTCAGGATTGATTTCCGCATCAAGCATTTCCACTTGATCTTCTGGATAATTGGTAATGACCACTTTAAGCGGATTTAGTATCCCCATAGTCCTTGGAGCAGTAAGCTTTAAATCTTCTCTTACAAAGTGATCAAGCATTGCCTCATCAACCGCACCGTATCCCTTTGAAATCCCTGTTGCTATCACGAATTCACGTATAGCACCTGGTGTAAAGCCTTTCCTTCTTAAACCAGAAATGGTTGGCATGCGCGGGTCATCCCAGCCATCGACAAAGCCTTCTTCAACTAACTGCTTTAATTTACGTTTACTCATAACCGTATTCGTAATGTTAAGGCGGCCAAATTCAATTTGCTGAGGCTTGCTTTCCATTTCACATTCTTCAATGACCCAGTTATATAATGGGCGCTGATCCTCGAATTCAGTCGTACAAATCGAATGTGTTACGTCTTCAATTGCATCTTCAAGCGGATGAGCGAAGGCGTACATTGGATAAATGCACCATTTATCTCCTGTGTTATGATGGCTCGCATGGGAAATGCGATAAATAACAGGATCGCGCATATTTAAGTTTGGTGAGGACATATCGATTTTGGCACGAAGCACTTTACTGCCATTTTCGAATTCACCATTGCGCATCTGTTCGAATAAATTTAAATTTTCTTCAACAGAACGATTGCGATAAGGGCTCTCCTTACCTGGCTCTGTCAATGTACCGCGATATTCTCTAATTTCATCAGGTGTTAATTCATCGACATACGCTTTTCCTTTTTTAATTAATAGCACAGCGCGTTCGTACATTTCCTCGAAATAGTTAGATGCGAACCGGAGCTCTTCCCATTCATAGCCGAGCCACTTTACATCTTCCATAATGGAATCAACAAATTCCTGATCTTCCTTCAATGGGTTCGTATCATCGAATCGTAAATTTGTTTTTCCGTTAAATTCATCAGCAAGCCCAAAATTCGTGATGATTGATTTAGCATGACCGATATGAAGATACCCGTTCGGTTCGGGAGGGAAGCGTGTAATAATATTTTTGTGCTTACCAGAATCCAAATCGGCGATCATAATATTTTTAATAAAATTTGATGAGTTGTGTTCCAAACCGGTATCAGCCTTTCTTATAATAAGTAGTTATTTCTTATTTTACTGATATTACCCAGATAAATCAATTTATCAAATGAATTGCTTTTCTGTTAGAAAAACTTGGCGTTCCCCAGGATCTTACAGCCAATTCCTTCGTATTATTTACGCGATCTTTTGCTTAAGAATTAAACACTCCAATTAGCTGACAAAAATATCGGAGAGCAGACGTAATATTTACTATGAGGTAGTTTCATTGTGTAAAGGATGGGAAATTAAGTAGAATAGGATCAAGGACTGTAGCCTATTATTAAAAATATTACGCAGGAATACAATAATGTATCAAAAATGAAATTTATTGCAAATCATATTTTGTTAAAATATAAAGTAAACTCGCCGATTAGCGAGCCTTGGAAGGGCGAAGACAGAGGCGTAGTTGCACATCGCGCTCATATATGCCACGTCCTCCCAAAAGCTTCTCTTTTGGTCGTGCGATGTATCTCTGACGAAGCTTTCCTTATTAGGACATCATGTCCGTCGTACTTAATTACTAAAATCAACAACTGCGTCGGATCATCTTCTGCGCTGGCAATTTATACTTTCTTAAAGTATTAGAAAGACGTGGGATTCACCAAACTTAGACTTACCGATTAGCCAAGGATAGGGTTGTTCGAAAGACTAAATTTCTAACCGTCTTATTTGAATGGATTTTTTTAGCGGGGGGTAGCAAGATGACAATAGATAAAAAATTTATTAGTAAAAGGTATTATGAAACATTGATAGAGGGAATCGATCATGTGCATCCGATTCAGATTCTTGGAAATATGTATATGGATGAGCAGCAGGAAGAGGTATCAGAGCTGAGCTTTATCCGCTTTGCTCAAGGTGAGGTATACTTTCATAATAGAGATTATGAAGCGGCTATATTCAAGTGGGAGAATATAACCAATGAATTAGAACCTTGGGCAAAGAAGAATATGGCCGATGCCTATTTTGAGCTGGCACAGCTTTCAACGGCGGAAGATATTTATAAATCAATTCAAACAGACTCAGACGTGCTGAAAACAGAAGTTCTGCTCCAATTGTTTAGAATTTATGTTGCACGAGGAAAGCTGGACTTAGCTGTAGAAAGGATTAAGGAAGCTGTTTATTTCAATCCGGACTATCGTAATGTGACAGAGATTGCTAAGGAGTTCTTTGAAGAGCATCAAGATTGGAAGAACGCCATTGAGCTTGCGGTGAACGAATCTGTACGAACAGGTGACATAGCATGGTTTGACACTCTACTGTCATATGTTGAGCAGGAAAGAACGAAAAAGACAGAACCGAATTATTTTAATGAAGCTCTAGTTGAATTATTCAAGCTAGACTTGGCTAGGTTCGAACGTCTGTCCGGAGCATTTTGGAACAATTATAGAAATGGAGACTTATATATTTCCTGGATCAAGGAGTTTAATCATATTCTATTGCATCTAGAGAGCGGAAACGATCATACTTGGCGGGATCTATCTGCCCTTTATTATGATTCATATTTTGACTTCATTAATGGGAAGTATTTGATTAGGGAGCTGGCTCACCTTATTCCGAATCATTTAACGAACTGGGTGAAAATCACGGATTCAAAGCATGCACTCATTACTGCAGCTTCAACGCTAGCTTGGAGTGAAATTTTTACTAACAGCATTGATCCATCAACGCTTAATACGGTTGAGAACATGGTTAACAGATCCACTCGTTATCATGGTGGGTTAGATGATGGGTTCAAACTGTTCGAGTCTGTTCTTTCTTGGGCGAAATTGAATGGAATTGAGATTGGGAAAAGGTTCGAATGGATGGTACATGAACTACTTGATCTCCGTGCTTCACA from Cytobacillus dafuensis encodes:
- a CDS encoding DUF2269 family protein, whose translation is MDFYRLILYIHVGSAILSIGPFVVLIPIAKKLHEAEHEVQQAYLNIFRSSVRLVKHAGHVLVVSGALLIAMGHWTWKTSWIIATLAVMFGSVFFLARAFTPTIRKFHEPGQDQTQLIKKLSWSTWLYLILLMVMLWFMVVKPVLW
- a CDS encoding NAD(P)/FAD-dependent oxidoreductase codes for the protein MYDITIIGIGPAGGSAALFAAKAGKKVLVIDNDKSVTKRAWLENHYGVMEISGPELVEIGKKQAAKFGAELVEATVENIEKAETGFTIQTADQNFETKHIIVATGMLTDLAEKVGLHTKPGTEPRIKTILDVDANGKTNIDGIWAAGTVAGVSMHTIITAGDGAKVAINVISELNGERYVDHDMIK
- a CDS encoding glutamine--tRNA ligase/YqeY domain fusion protein — translated: MEHNSSNFIKNIMIADLDSGKHKNIITRFPPEPNGYLHIGHAKSIITNFGLADEFNGKTNLRFDDTNPLKEDQEFVDSIMEDVKWLGYEWEELRFASNYFEEMYERAVLLIKKGKAYVDELTPDEIREYRGTLTEPGKESPYRNRSVEENLNLFEQMRNGEFENGSKVLRAKIDMSSPNLNMRDPVIYRISHASHHNTGDKWCIYPMYAFAHPLEDAIEDVTHSICTTEFEDQRPLYNWVIEECEMESKPQQIEFGRLNITNTVMSKRKLKQLVEEGFVDGWDDPRMPTISGLRRKGFTPGAIREFVIATGISKGYGAVDEAMLDHFVREDLKLTAPRTMGILNPLKVVITNYPEDQVEMLDAEINPENPEMGMRQIPFSREIYIEQDDFMEDPPKKYFRLFPGNEVRLKHAYFIKCNEVIKDENGQVIEIHCTYDPETKSGTGFTGRKVKGTLHWVDAKNAIPAEFRLYEPLILDSELEAENEDEGSENKTFLDYVNPNSLEIVHGFIEPNMKGSKPQDKFQFFRHGYFNIDPKHSTDEKLVFNRIVSLKSSFKL
- a CDS encoding M28 family peptidase, which encodes MKKPILSIALASTLAFGAIGTHAALAKPVEVMQNQPVKVFDHKVIKKINAENIFNNIDYLSKTPRVAGTEAENLAVKYIKDQFESYGYEVDIQPFTFYGYTPPHTIDLDVAGYNGELKPSSFTYSVSGNVSGELVYAGLGKKEELANQNLTGKIAMIKRGDISFGEKVLNAAEKGAVGVIIFNNTSGAVNGTLGEANDKYVPAVALTKSEGDALLAQLNGGKTLQASLKIEGARAGESTSHNVIATKKPTNKQKDTNKIIVVGSHHDSVAGAPGANDDASGTATTLELARVFKDVPTDTEIRFITFGAEELGLLGSNYYVKNISEDEKERTIANFNLDMVGSKDAGDLVLLTLDGKPNLVTELSQASSTRLNGSATPYGQGGRSDHVPFAEAGIPAALFIHSPTEPWYHTPEDSIDKISKEKLQDVAEIVGAAVYDLARFDNMGPKPKKAPKVKADIDQYHEKDVR
- a CDS encoding TerD family protein, producing the protein MGVTLRKGQKVDLTKSHPGLEVVVAGLGWDVSQSHSQYDLDASAFLIGPSGKVQSDLDFVFYNNPSGGNGSIIYTGDNRTGAGARDDEQIRIDLNKVPPSIHRIAFTITIHDAHLKQQNFGQVSNAYVRIFNALTNEELIRFDLGRDFTVETAIVAAELYRHNGEWKFNAIASGFQGGLGALCRNFGVHIDDEPAPSQSAFQSNTNFGGSQSSQSNSSYLGQQNSSYNQPSFGHSQQPNNQYGYGQSQQHQSSFNQSGFGHSSQPNTSYNQPSFGQQVSHSGYNQPSYGQPNSSSQSYGGDNILCTRCGSSNVRTGQKGFGLGKAAIGGLILGPVGLLGGFIGKNQLKFNCNNCQNTWSPNQTDYAQWANQQKRKAQEIFARYKSQDVMDAVVAACALVSLADGRLDQTERQKMMEFVNQSEELRVFDSNKVIQQFNYFVQKIERDAIIGRAEAFKALGRVRSKPEIARLVARYCIALGYADGQFDPSEKEIVAQICLELGLNPNEFLS
- a CDS encoding D-2-hydroxyacid dehydrogenase; this translates as MDKRKLVVTQNLDQNLIASIKEIAPDWELIIGKDKTVWQDHLKEAEIIAGWKKDLGEYVLNNESKLRWVQTWSAGINSMPLEKLNSRHVQLTSANGVHSFPISETIFALMLGLTRKINTYVKNQQSRKWHHSGLRLELHGKTMGLFGVGAIGKETAKIAKAFGMNVLGFRRSGQPEENVDTMYKLDQMNDVLPVCDYVVVTLPLTKETKLLFGKEQFNLMKPSSFFINIARGDIIVEADLIEALKEEKIAGAGLDVFEKEPLGENSPLWELENVIITPHTAGSTEHYNNRVIEDIFIPNLKSYLKGEKLPINLVDYVKGY
- a CDS encoding ASCH domain-containing protein; the protein is MSNQHDNHSLPPKTCTIERLVTVPADVEKVLSGQKTATRRNGRYADIGEIMDLQGHKFVVEKVYSQSLGELTDEHAKQEGFETVEEYKESILSYHPGMPWLPQMRVWVHEFRPVSD